One window of Pseudomonas sp. ML2-2023-3 genomic DNA carries:
- a CDS encoding type II secretion system F family protein produces MIPALLLFTISFLMFVLSLSLVYRALTDPTTSRVLDRLGEVQPQSSQKLKGVAWLDRAFLQAGLGRPSERLGLWLSLWAGAVVLAGLIGGWVFFLALLVLPPLLLKLFVSWRYHRRVRRMVEQLPLLLDHSVRSLKAGRTLADAVLNAIEASSDPLKTSISRVSRNVQMGVSLPEAVSDFAELYERDEFRMFALGLKVNHRYGGNASELLENLIVLIREREQGARKLRAMTGETRMTAVVLGLLPVFVVGFFMVTNPNYMLKMWADGGGQHMLLTALSMQIIGSVALWRMVRSV; encoded by the coding sequence ATGATCCCGGCCTTACTGCTTTTTACCATCAGTTTTCTTATGTTCGTGCTATCGCTGAGTCTGGTGTATCGGGCTCTGACGGATCCGACAACCAGTCGCGTGCTGGACCGTTTGGGGGAAGTGCAGCCGCAGTCCTCGCAAAAATTAAAGGGCGTAGCTTGGCTTGACCGGGCTTTCTTGCAGGCGGGGTTGGGGCGTCCTTCTGAACGCCTGGGTTTATGGCTGTCGCTGTGGGCGGGAGCAGTGGTGTTGGCTGGCCTGATCGGCGGCTGGGTATTTTTTCTTGCGTTGCTGGTGTTGCCGCCACTGTTGCTCAAGCTGTTTGTCAGTTGGCGTTACCACCGTCGGGTACGTCGCATGGTTGAGCAACTGCCGCTCTTGCTTGATCACAGCGTTCGCAGCTTGAAGGCGGGCCGGACCTTGGCCGATGCGGTTCTGAACGCAATCGAGGCATCCAGTGATCCGCTCAAAACCAGTATCAGCCGGGTCTCACGTAACGTGCAGATGGGGGTAAGTCTGCCGGAAGCTGTAAGCGATTTTGCCGAGCTGTATGAGCGCGACGAGTTTCGCATGTTCGCCCTTGGCCTGAAGGTGAATCATCGCTACGGCGGCAACGCCAGTGAGCTGCTGGAAAACCTGATCGTGCTGATTCGCGAGCGTGAACAGGGGGCTCGCAAGTTGAGGGCCATGACCGGTGAAACCCGTATGACTGCTGTGGTACTTGGTTTGTTGCCGGTTTTTGTGGTGGGCTTTTTTATGGTCACTAATCCAAATTACATGCTCAAAATGTGGGCGGACGGGGGAGGGCAGCACATGCTGCTTACGGCGTTGTCGATGCAAATAATTGGCAGCGTTGCGTTGTGGCGCATGGTTCGGAGCGTATGA